In Flexibacter flexilis DSM 6793, a genomic segment contains:
- a CDS encoding CdaR family protein, producing MAVICVIVAATIWFLQAMNRKFTTRLRQPIQISYDSTKMKPLSSLPRYVEINATGVGWNLLRRNLRVADLQPIAVRVATPNAHYLLGTQLLPLIAEQVQDVKTDFVITDTLRLAFEPIITRAIPVVLDTAHLRIDSCFNIRKIQLSPAKVEVTGGRSAVNSLPSQIIVTMADSVREEDFIQNLPINCPDDLGVTIYPTQVKVEIILKKP from the coding sequence GTGGCAGTCATTTGTGTAATAGTGGCTGCCACTATTTGGTTTTTGCAGGCCATGAACCGCAAATTTACGACGCGCCTACGCCAACCAATCCAAATTTCTTATGACTCTACTAAAATGAAACCACTCAGCTCATTGCCTCGTTACGTGGAAATAAACGCAACGGGTGTGGGTTGGAATTTGCTCCGAAGAAATTTAAGAGTGGCTGATTTACAGCCTATTGCCGTGCGTGTGGCTACGCCCAACGCGCATTATTTGCTTGGCACGCAGCTTTTGCCGCTCATCGCCGAGCAGGTGCAAGACGTAAAAACCGATTTTGTGATTACCGATACGTTGCGTTTGGCTTTTGAGCCCATCATTACACGCGCAATTCCTGTGGTGTTGGACACGGCGCATCTACGCATTGATTCTTGTTTTAATATCCGAAAAATACAGCTTTCGCCAGCCAAAGTAGAAGTAACTGGCGGACGCAGTGCCGTTAATTCGTTGCCTTCGCAAATTATCGTAACGATGGCCGACTCGGTTCGGGAGGAAGATTTTATCCAAAATTTGCCTATCAATTGCCCCGACGATTTGGGCGTAACCATTTACCCAACCCAAGTGAAGGTCGAGATTATTTTGAAAAAGCCTTAA
- a CDS encoding 5-(carboxyamino)imidazole ribonucleotide synthase: protein MSESIIYPFRLGLLGGGQLGRMLLPEASKLAIDVHILDPDANAPCRPFCSQFVQGSITDFDTVYQFGKDKNLITVEIENVNVEALAQLQAEGVAVYPQPQVLALIQDKRLQKQFYQENNIPTAPFVLTDTQQDLHAHTHLLPAVHKLGKAGYDGRGVQKLQHADELHKGFDSPSVLEQLIDFEQEISVIVARNTRGEIALFPPVAQVLDPVYNLVDYLIAPAELPETIAAEANRIATEIITRLDMVGILAVELFVTKDGKVLVNEVAPRPHNSGHHTIEANVTSQFEQHLRAILGLPLGATDTLQAAAMLNILGEAGHSGNVAYKGLDKVLGMKGVYVHLYGKATTKPQRKMGHITVTATAESPNPQEDLQQKIQTLKGLLRVEAANL, encoded by the coding sequence ATGTCAGAATCAATCATTTACCCGTTCCGTTTGGGATTGCTCGGCGGCGGCCAATTGGGGCGTATGCTGCTGCCCGAAGCCTCCAAACTCGCCATAGACGTACACATACTCGACCCCGACGCCAACGCACCTTGTCGGCCATTTTGTAGCCAATTCGTGCAAGGTTCGATTACAGATTTTGACACGGTTTATCAGTTTGGCAAAGACAAAAATCTCATCACCGTCGAGATTGAAAACGTAAACGTGGAAGCTCTCGCGCAGTTGCAAGCCGAAGGCGTGGCTGTTTATCCGCAGCCGCAAGTACTGGCACTGATTCAGGACAAGAGATTACAGAAACAATTTTATCAGGAAAATAACATTCCAACTGCGCCGTTCGTACTCACCGACACGCAACAGGATTTGCACGCGCACACGCATTTGTTGCCAGCCGTGCATAAACTCGGCAAAGCAGGCTACGACGGTAGAGGCGTGCAAAAACTCCAACACGCCGACGAGCTACACAAAGGCTTTGACAGCCCGTCAGTGCTGGAACAACTCATTGATTTTGAGCAAGAAATATCGGTTATCGTGGCACGAAATACACGCGGCGAAATCGCATTGTTTCCGCCCGTAGCGCAGGTGTTAGACCCTGTGTATAACTTGGTGGATTACTTGATTGCGCCCGCCGAGCTGCCCGAAACCATTGCCGCCGAAGCCAATCGCATCGCTACCGAAATCATCACGCGGCTGGACATGGTCGGGATTTTGGCCGTAGAACTTTTTGTAACCAAAGACGGAAAAGTGCTTGTCAATGAAGTTGCGCCACGCCCACACAACAGCGGCCATCACACCATTGAGGCCAACGTAACTTCACAATTTGAACAGCATTTACGCGCTATTTTAGGTTTGCCGTTGGGCGCAACCGACACGCTGCAAGCGGCGGCCATGCTCAACATTTTGGGCGAAGCTGGCCACAGTGGGAATGTGGCGTACAAAGGTTTGGATAAAGTGTTGGGAATGAAAGGTGTGTATGTGCATTTGTACGGAAAAGCCACCACCAAACCGCAACGCAAAATGGGGCATATCACCGTAACGGCCACCGCCGAAAGCCCTAATCCGCAAGAAGATTTACAACAAAAAATACAAACACTCAAAGGCCTGTTACGCGTGGAAGCCGCAAATCTTTAA
- a CDS encoding porin, whose translation MALQCFSFVGFAQNQPHTNDSISKKDLDVYIQKRVEELLATRQSTEKAVTEKKWYEVIGVRGYIQTRYNRLLETNDALGCEQCDKSWGRNGGFFIRRARIVFSGQISPTVFFSLQPDFASSVFSDKVNFLQLRDAYMDIGLEKTNQFRVRIGQSKIPFGFENLQSSQNRLPLDRNDGLNSAALNERDLGVFFYWASTKQRKLFSFLANARLKGSGDYGVFAFGVYNGQNGNMPELNDKLYAVARLTWPFKIKEQIFETSVQAYSGKYVIPQVSTGVSTTNNNSYRDQRLAGSFIMYAQPFGFQAEYSIGNGPTFDKNTLSIRNKKQSGGYVQTMYRLDFGKHILFPFARYSYFDGGKKYELDARSYQVNDIDIGLEWQPYKQFELVAMYAISKRRYEDFSKQNNLQQGRLLRLQAQLNF comes from the coding sequence GTGGCCTTACAGTGTTTTTCTTTTGTTGGTTTTGCCCAAAATCAACCCCACACAAACGACAGTATCAGTAAAAAAGACCTTGATGTTTATATTCAGAAACGAGTAGAGGAATTACTTGCCACGCGACAAAGCACGGAAAAAGCAGTAACCGAAAAAAAATGGTACGAAGTTATTGGGGTACGCGGGTACATTCAGACACGATACAATCGACTATTGGAAACCAATGATGCATTAGGTTGCGAACAATGCGACAAATCGTGGGGCAGAAATGGTGGTTTTTTTATCCGACGGGCGCGTATTGTATTTTCGGGGCAAATCTCGCCTACTGTTTTCTTTTCGCTACAGCCCGACTTTGCCTCTTCCGTTTTTTCGGACAAAGTCAATTTTTTGCAGCTCCGCGATGCTTACATGGATATTGGTCTGGAAAAAACGAATCAGTTTAGGGTGCGAATTGGTCAATCAAAAATTCCGTTTGGATTCGAGAATTTGCAATCGTCTCAAAATCGGCTACCACTCGACCGCAACGACGGGCTGAACAGTGCGGCTCTAAATGAAAGAGATTTAGGCGTATTTTTTTATTGGGCATCTACGAAGCAGCGCAAACTATTTTCCTTTTTGGCCAATGCTCGCCTAAAAGGCAGTGGCGATTATGGCGTTTTTGCGTTTGGTGTATATAATGGCCAAAATGGAAACATGCCCGAATTGAACGACAAACTTTACGCGGTTGCGCGGCTGACGTGGCCATTTAAGATAAAAGAACAAATCTTTGAAACATCGGTACAAGCCTATAGCGGTAAATACGTTATTCCGCAAGTAAGTACGGGAGTAAGCACTACAAATAATAATTCTTATCGAGACCAACGTCTTGCTGGCAGCTTCATTATGTATGCTCAACCATTTGGTTTTCAGGCAGAATACAGTATTGGCAATGGCCCTACTTTTGATAAAAACACCCTTTCTATTCGGAATAAGAAGCAATCTGGCGGTTATGTACAAACTATGTACCGCTTAGATTTTGGAAAACACATACTGTTTCCGTTTGCCCGCTATTCTTATTTTGATGGTGGTAAAAAATACGAATTGGATGCCCGCAGTTATCAGGTAAATGATATAGATATTGGGCTGGAATGGCAGCCTTACAAACAATTTGAATTGGTGGCCATGTACGCGATTTCCAAACGCCGTTATGAGGATTTTAGCAAGCAAAACAACCTTCAGCAAGGCCGTTTGCTTCGGCTACAAGCCCAACTCAATTTTTAA
- a CDS encoding FMN-binding negative transcriptional regulator, which translates to MYIPKSDRINDTAETVAFMQRFHFATLVTTQNSVPVATHLPFVVQENDGEVTLISHLATANEQVQQLENEQVLVIFSQPHAYISPSLYEKELNVPTWDYVAVHAYGTGQLIREPDQVRQLLETTICCFEAEYFQQWEKLPEKYKSGLMRDMIGLKIRVTELQGKKKLSQNKTRSERENIMRSLSGSPDPNTQLVAEYMRGMQK; encoded by the coding sequence ATGTACATTCCCAAATCTGACCGCATCAACGACACCGCCGAAACTGTCGCGTTTATGCAGCGTTTTCATTTTGCCACACTCGTTACAACACAAAATAGTGTGCCTGTGGCTACACATTTGCCCTTTGTGGTGCAAGAAAATGACGGCGAAGTAACGTTGATTTCGCATTTGGCCACCGCCAACGAACAAGTACAACAACTTGAAAATGAGCAAGTATTGGTCATTTTCAGTCAACCGCATGCCTACATTTCGCCTTCGCTTTACGAAAAAGAATTGAATGTGCCAACGTGGGATTATGTGGCCGTTCATGCCTACGGAACAGGCCAACTCATCCGCGAACCCGACCAAGTGCGGCAGCTACTGGAAACAACCATTTGTTGTTTTGAAGCCGAGTATTTTCAGCAATGGGAAAAGTTGCCCGAAAAATATAAAAGCGGCCTAATGCGCGACATGATTGGGTTGAAAATCAGGGTTACGGAGCTGCAAGGCAAAAAGAAATTGAGCCAAAACAAAACCCGAAGCGAACGCGAAAATATCATGCGCAGCCTGTCGGGAAGCCCCGACCCCAACACCCAACTGGTGGCTGAGTATATGCGAGGCATGCAAAAATAG
- a CDS encoding YifB family Mg chelatase-like AAA ATPase, translating to MLAKTFGSAVFGVNAYTITIEVNVGQGTKFFMVGLPDSAVKESEQRVESAIKHAGFMMPRQKTVVNLAPADIRKEGSAYDLPIALGVLAASEQLLPKLPLEQYIIMGELALDGTLRPIKGALPIAIEARKQGFKGIVLPAANAEEAAIVNNLDVIGVETMTEAIEFFEGRNLVEPLVRDTRDIFFSTLNAYEADFAHVQGQENIKRALEIAAAGGHNVIMIGPPGAGKTMLAKRLPSILPPLTLQEALETTKIHSVAGKLGKMASLISTRPFRAPHHTISDVALVGGGAVPQPGEISLAHNGVLFLDELPEFKRTVLEVMRQPLEDRHVTISRARLSVDFPTNFMLIASMNPCPCGYYNHPEKECVCSPQTVQRYLSKVSGPLLDRIDLHVEVTPVNFDAMTANKRTESSEQIRERVIKAREIQIERFKDFKEIHCNAMMPSQMVKDVCEISTAGKTLLKTAMERLGLSARAYDRILKVSRTIADLAASPEIKIEHLAEAIQYRSLDRDNWAG from the coding sequence ATGCTGGCCAAAACATTTGGAAGTGCCGTTTTTGGCGTAAATGCCTACACCATTACCATTGAGGTAAACGTGGGGCAAGGAACTAAATTTTTTATGGTGGGGCTGCCCGACAGTGCCGTCAAAGAAAGCGAACAGCGTGTGGAATCGGCCATCAAACACGCGGGTTTTATGATGCCGCGCCAAAAAACAGTCGTGAATTTAGCTCCCGCCGACATACGCAAAGAAGGTTCGGCCTACGATTTGCCCATCGCGCTGGGCGTGCTGGCCGCTTCCGAACAACTGCTTCCCAAACTGCCTCTTGAACAATACATTATCATGGGCGAATTGGCTCTGGATGGCACGTTGCGCCCCATCAAAGGCGCGTTGCCGATTGCCATCGAAGCCCGCAAACAAGGTTTTAAAGGTATTGTGTTGCCTGCGGCCAATGCCGAAGAAGCTGCCATCGTGAACAATTTGGACGTTATCGGCGTGGAAACCATGACCGAAGCCATCGAATTTTTTGAAGGCCGAAATCTTGTTGAGCCGTTAGTTCGCGACACCAGAGACATATTTTTTAGTACCCTCAACGCCTACGAAGCAGATTTTGCGCACGTACAAGGCCAAGAAAATATTAAACGTGCGCTGGAAATTGCCGCCGCAGGTGGCCACAACGTCATTATGATTGGCCCGCCTGGAGCAGGTAAAACCATGTTGGCCAAGCGTTTGCCGTCTATTTTGCCGCCGCTCACGCTGCAAGAAGCCTTAGAAACCACCAAAATTCATTCGGTGGCGGGCAAGTTGGGCAAAATGGCTTCGCTTATCTCGACGCGTCCGTTTCGTGCGCCGCACCATACCATTAGCGATGTGGCTTTGGTGGGCGGTGGAGCAGTGCCCCAACCTGGTGAAATTTCGTTGGCGCACAATGGCGTTTTGTTTCTGGACGAGTTGCCCGAATTTAAACGCACGGTGCTGGAAGTAATGCGCCAACCGCTCGAAGACCGACACGTAACTATTTCGCGTGCAAGGCTTTCAGTGGATTTCCCGACAAATTTTATGCTTATTGCCAGCATGAATCCGTGCCCGTGTGGATATTACAATCACCCCGAAAAAGAATGCGTTTGTTCGCCGCAAACCGTGCAAAGATATTTGAGTAAAGTAAGTGGCCCGTTGCTCGACCGCATAGATTTGCACGTGGAAGTTACGCCCGTGAATTTTGATGCCATGACGGCCAACAAGCGCACAGAAAGCAGCGAGCAAATTCGCGAACGCGTCATTAAAGCCCGTGAAATTCAGATAGAAAGGTTCAAGGATTTTAAAGAAATTCATTGCAACGCCATGATGCCTTCGCAAATGGTGAAAGACGTTTGTGAAATTTCGACGGCAGGAAAAACTTTGCTCAAAACCGCCATGGAACGTTTGGGGCTTTCGGCGCGCGCCTACGACCGCATTTTGAAGGTTTCGCGCACGATTGCCGACCTTGCCGCCAGTCCCGAAATCAAAATAGAACACTTGGCCGAAGCCATTCAATACCGCAGCCTCGACCGCGACAACTGGGCAGGCTAA
- a CDS encoding YtxH domain-containing protein: MNKNSKTLLVFLAGVAAGAALGVLYAPDEGKNTRQKLSFQLDKYREKLLELLKNLRTQEELPVNAAKSESQRVISDTKIQAEKLLNDVESLIDQIKVKK; the protein is encoded by the coding sequence ATGAATAAAAATAGCAAAACCTTATTAGTGTTCTTGGCTGGCGTTGCGGCTGGCGCGGCATTGGGTGTTCTTTATGCCCCAGACGAAGGAAAGAATACACGCCAAAAATTGAGTTTCCAACTCGACAAATACCGCGAAAAATTATTAGAGCTTCTCAAAAATTTGCGCACGCAAGAAGAGTTGCCAGTAAATGCGGCAAAGTCTGAGAGTCAGCGTGTTATTTCGGATACGAAAATTCAAGCCGAAAAACTTTTGAATGACGTGGAGTCTTTGATAGACCAAATCAAAGTGAAAAAATAA
- a CDS encoding MbnP family protein, which translates to MKKITSYIRLVLIASTLSFAVSCDKDETEPTIATGEKGSLDIEFDAVVEGAQLDFNTTYTNANGEALKVSKFQYYVSNFKLTKTDGTVYTYPQDSSYFVIDSPNNETITLKNVPAADYNKVTFTIGVDSARSVADISKRTGVLDPSNAKAMYWSWNSGYIFVKLEGTSTATPMGSFARHIGLYGGYSGDTSSVRKINNIKIKELSMGTASAKVRKDITPEVHVIVNPLKVFKATDTTVSIKNKPMIMVAKESKNVANNYATDMFVFGHVHND; encoded by the coding sequence ATGAAAAAAATTACCTCATATATTCGTTTAGTGCTTATTGCTTCTACACTTTCTTTTGCTGTTTCTTGTGATAAAGACGAAACAGAACCTACCATTGCCACAGGCGAAAAAGGTAGCTTAGACATTGAATTTGATGCCGTAGTAGAGGGTGCGCAACTTGACTTTAACACAACATACACCAACGCCAACGGCGAAGCGTTGAAAGTCTCGAAATTTCAATATTATGTAAGTAACTTCAAGCTAACCAAAACCGACGGAACGGTTTATACTTACCCGCAAGACTCAAGTTATTTTGTGATTGATTCGCCTAACAATGAGACGATTACACTCAAAAACGTGCCTGCTGCCGACTATAATAAAGTTACATTTACTATTGGCGTAGATAGTGCGCGTTCGGTGGCCGACATTTCCAAGCGCACGGGTGTGTTAGACCCAAGCAATGCTAAGGCAATGTACTGGAGCTGGAATTCAGGTTACATTTTCGTAAAACTGGAAGGCACTTCTACGGCTACGCCGATGGGCTCGTTTGCGCGTCATATCGGTTTGTACGGCGGTTATTCGGGCGACACAAGTTCTGTTCGCAAAATCAATAACATTAAAATAAAAGAACTTTCGATGGGTACCGCTTCGGCCAAAGTGCGTAAAGACATCACGCCAGAAGTACACGTAATTGTAAATCCATTAAAAGTATTTAAGGCAACGGATACGACGGTTTCTATCAAAAATAAACCGATGATTATGGTGGCTAAAGAATCGAAAAACGTAGCGAATAATTACGCTACAGACATGTTCGTGTTCGGGCATGTCCACAACGACTAA
- a CDS encoding protein-disulfide reductase DsbD family protein → MKKYAIALLGLLFLLQTTYAQLVTPSKWTFELSEKHPSVGQEIDLIFRVKIDQNWYLYSSDFDPNLGPIVASFTYTDNGTFQPIGKVKPVGAKKKHDEIWGGEVRYFTKSAEFRQRIKILKTKATIAGSYDGQVCSDKDGQCVPVSGPFSLEVEATESKVSTAKTPAVAPKKEAVATEKITPAPSATTVPDDIAADTDKVAKDSVTAKVASPKTDSVSTAAAPEASAKTPTTPTQTDAYADYSLWRFMLEAFLFGLFGLLTPCVFPLIPMTVSFFTKRAGTRAQGIQKALFYGFSIVFIYTVVGTLVARLNGPEFANFLSTHWIPNLLFFVIFIVFGISFLGAFEITLPSSLVNKADAQADKGGYYGVFFMALTLALVSFSCTGPIVGSILIQSFGGAILKPIAGMFAFSMAFAIPFTLFAIFPSWLNNLPKSGGWLNSVKVVLGLLELALALKFLTTADQAYHWDLLSREAFLAIWVVLFAMIGFYLLGKIQLSHDSPMQYVSVPRLLMSIASFAFTVYLIYGLLGNPLPLLAGYLPPAKHKAVASTGTQPASQLCDTPKYTDILHFPHGLQGYFDYDQAIACAKQQNKPIFIDFTGHGCANCRKMEENVWADPEVLSRLQNNYVMLALYVDDKTELPENQWITSKYDGEVKKTIGKKNFDFQLSRFNANAQPFYVLLSPDGEKIIEPKAYDLDVNRFKAFLDEGVAQFKAKK, encoded by the coding sequence ATGAAAAAATATGCAATCGCCCTTTTGGGCTTACTCTTTTTACTACAAACAACTTACGCACAGTTAGTTACGCCAAGCAAATGGACGTTTGAACTTTCAGAAAAACACCCAAGCGTTGGCCAAGAAATTGACCTTATTTTTAGGGTAAAAATTGACCAAAATTGGTATTTGTATTCCTCGGACTTTGACCCGAATTTGGGGCCAATCGTGGCATCTTTTACCTACACCGACAACGGCACGTTTCAGCCTATCGGCAAAGTGAAACCCGTTGGTGCAAAGAAAAAGCACGACGAAATTTGGGGTGGCGAAGTGCGTTATTTCACCAAATCCGCAGAGTTTCGCCAACGCATCAAAATCCTGAAAACCAAAGCCACCATTGCGGGCAGTTACGATGGGCAAGTTTGTAGCGACAAAGACGGCCAATGCGTACCTGTGAGCGGGCCTTTCAGTTTGGAGGTAGAAGCCACCGAATCCAAAGTCAGCACCGCCAAAACGCCAGCCGTTGCCCCTAAAAAAGAAGCGGTTGCAACCGAAAAAATTACGCCTGCACCAAGCGCGACCACCGTCCCCGACGACATCGCCGCAGACACGGACAAGGTAGCCAAAGACAGCGTTACGGCAAAAGTAGCCTCACCAAAAACAGATTCGGTGAGCACAGCTGCCGCGCCAGAAGCCAGCGCAAAAACACCTACAACACCCACACAAACAGACGCTTATGCGGATTATTCGTTGTGGCGTTTCATGTTAGAAGCCTTCTTGTTTGGGCTGTTCGGGTTGCTTACGCCTTGCGTGTTTCCACTTATCCCGATGACGGTGAGTTTCTTCACCAAACGAGCAGGCACACGCGCACAAGGCATTCAAAAGGCTTTGTTTTATGGATTTTCGATTGTGTTTATTTATACTGTAGTCGGTACGTTGGTGGCACGCCTCAACGGCCCCGAATTTGCTAACTTTTTGAGTACACACTGGATTCCGAACCTATTGTTTTTCGTCATTTTCATTGTGTTTGGCATTTCGTTTTTGGGTGCTTTCGAAATTACGTTGCCCAGCAGTTTGGTAAACAAAGCCGACGCACAAGCCGACAAAGGCGGCTATTACGGCGTATTTTTCATGGCCTTAACGCTGGCGTTGGTGTCGTTTTCTTGTACGGGGCCGATTGTGGGTTCTATCCTGATTCAGTCGTTTGGCGGCGCGATTCTCAAACCGATTGCGGGCATGTTTGCCTTTTCGATGGCCTTCGCCATTCCGTTTACGTTGTTTGCGATTTTCCCTTCTTGGCTCAATAATTTACCAAAATCGGGCGGCTGGCTCAATTCCGTAAAAGTAGTGTTAGGTTTGTTGGAATTGGCTTTGGCTCTCAAATTTTTGACTACCGCCGATCAAGCCTACCACTGGGATTTGTTGAGCCGCGAGGCATTTTTAGCGATTTGGGTGGTACTTTTCGCGATGATTGGTTTTTATCTATTGGGTAAAATTCAGCTTTCGCACGACTCGCCGATGCAATATGTTTCTGTGCCACGCCTGCTCATGTCGATTGCTTCTTTTGCCTTTACTGTGTATTTGATTTATGGGCTTTTGGGCAATCCGTTGCCATTGTTGGCGGGCTATTTGCCACCAGCCAAACACAAAGCAGTAGCCAGTACGGGCACGCAACCAGCCAGCCAGTTATGCGACACACCCAAATACACCGACATTCTGCATTTCCCGCACGGGCTGCAAGGTTATTTTGACTATGACCAAGCCATTGCTTGCGCCAAACAACAAAACAAACCGATTTTCATTGACTTTACGGGACACGGCTGCGCCAATTGCCGCAAAATGGAAGAAAATGTTTGGGCTGACCCCGAAGTGTTGAGCCGCTTACAAAACAACTACGTGATGTTGGCTTTGTACGTGGACGACAAAACAGAATTGCCAGAAAATCAGTGGATTACGTCCAAATACGATGGCGAAGTAAAAAAGACTATCGGCAAGAAAAATTTTGATTTTCAGCTTTCGCGCTTCAATGCCAACGCGCAACCGTTTTATGTGTTGCTTTCGCCCGACGGTGAGAAAATTATTGAACCGAAAGCCTACGATTTGGATGTGAACCGCTTCAAAGCCTTTTTGGATGAAGGCGTAGCCCAATTCAAAGCCAAAAAATAA
- the yajC gene encoding preprotein translocase subunit YajC: MNLQFILAQAQQGGSLVQTLILFGLMGIVFYFFMFRPQQKKSKEQKDFLASLQKGADVVTIGGLHGKVASVEETSVTIEVDKGVKLKFEKSAISVESSKRTKV, from the coding sequence ATGAATCTGCAATTTATTTTAGCGCAAGCCCAACAAGGCGGCAGTTTGGTACAAACGCTTATCCTGTTCGGTCTGATGGGTATCGTGTTTTATTTTTTCATGTTCCGCCCGCAACAGAAAAAATCGAAAGAACAAAAAGACTTTTTGGCAAGTTTGCAAAAAGGAGCTGACGTTGTAACGATTGGCGGTTTGCACGGCAAAGTGGCCAGCGTAGAAGAAACTTCCGTGACGATAGAAGTGGACAAAGGCGTGAAACTCAAATTTGAGAAATCGGCTATTTCGGTAGAATCTTCTAAACGCACTAAAGTCTAA
- a CDS encoding cytochrome-c peroxidase, with product MKKIYGLALLGFLGLVACDKSNEKPPLVFTAPSHFPTPVYKFENNPINQATFDLGKALFYDGILSRDGSISCGSCHQQAVAFVHGGHNVSHGIDDKLGVRNAPPVFNLAWQPEFFWDGGVSDLDLFSIAPITNVVEMDEKMPNVIQKLQNSTRYKALYKEAFGTSEVTTARTMKALSQFMLMIVSANSRYDQYKQGNPTALNAQEIRGLNLVREKCNSCHSGELFTNYSYQNNGLRLRAQPDSGRYRITLLDKDLYRFKVPTLRNVAVTAPYMHDGRFYTLEEVLEHYATGVQPTLNLAPELVKADGSHGIALSAQEQQDIIAFLKALTDQTLLRDTRFSE from the coding sequence ATGAAAAAAATATATGGATTGGCTCTACTGGGATTCTTGGGTTTGGTGGCTTGCGACAAAAGCAATGAAAAACCACCGTTAGTTTTTACTGCGCCAAGTCATTTTCCTACTCCCGTTTATAAATTTGAAAATAACCCTATCAATCAGGCGACGTTTGATTTGGGAAAAGCTTTGTTCTACGACGGCATTCTTTCCCGCGATGGCTCGATTAGTTGCGGAAGTTGCCACCAACAAGCAGTAGCTTTTGTGCATGGTGGCCACAATGTAAGTCATGGTATTGATGATAAGTTAGGCGTGCGTAATGCACCACCTGTTTTTAACTTGGCTTGGCAACCCGAATTTTTTTGGGACGGAGGTGTTAGCGATTTAGATTTGTTTTCCATTGCCCCCATTACCAATGTGGTGGAAATGGACGAGAAAATGCCCAACGTCATACAAAAGCTACAAAATAGCACGCGCTACAAGGCTTTGTATAAAGAGGCATTCGGCACAAGTGAAGTAACCACCGCCCGAACCATGAAGGCTTTGTCGCAATTTATGTTAATGATAGTTTCGGCAAATTCGCGCTACGACCAATACAAACAAGGCAACCCGACGGCTCTCAATGCCCAAGAAATCAGAGGCTTAAATCTTGTCAGAGAAAAATGTAATTCGTGCCACAGCGGAGAACTTTTTACCAATTATTCCTATCAAAACAATGGGCTTCGGTTACGTGCGCAACCTGATTCAGGCCGTTATCGCATTACGCTATTAGACAAAGATTTATACCGCTTCAAAGTCCCGACCTTGCGCAATGTGGCAGTTACTGCGCCGTATATGCACGATGGCCGCTTTTATACGCTCGAAGAGGTACTCGAACATTATGCCACTGGCGTACAACCAACTTTAAATTTAGCTCCCGAACTGGTTAAAGCCGACGGAAGTCATGGCATCGCGCTTTCCGCACAAGAACAACAAGACATTATTGCGTTTCTGAAAGCACTGACCGACCAAACGCTGCTCCGAGACACACGTTTTTCGGAATAG
- a CDS encoding DUF1573 domain-containing protein: protein MKRTIYRYWAIALLVAAGSFTACQSEKKQDDVSAKELITNPNTANNESGTIDVDAPALTFDELEYDFGKVTDGEVVIHRFRFKNTGKAPLVIQNAQASCGCTVPQWPSEPIAPNDTASIYVEFNSANRIGQQDKHVTITANTNPNTTMLRLKGEVLPILEKGPIKE, encoded by the coding sequence ATGAAAAGAACTATTTATCGCTATTGGGCAATAGCTCTTTTGGTCGCGGCGGGCAGCTTTACGGCTTGCCAAAGCGAAAAAAAACAAGATGATGTTTCGGCTAAAGAGTTGATTACCAACCCAAACACAGCCAACAACGAATCTGGAACAATTGATGTGGACGCGCCAGCACTCACTTTCGATGAGTTGGAATACGACTTTGGCAAAGTAACAGATGGCGAGGTGGTCATACATCGTTTTCGTTTCAAAAACACGGGCAAAGCTCCGTTGGTAATCCAAAACGCGCAGGCTTCATGTGGCTGTACCGTTCCGCAATGGCCTTCTGAGCCTATCGCGCCAAACGATACGGCTTCTATTTACGTGGAGTTTAACAGTGCCAACCGCATCGGCCAACAAGACAAACACGTAACCATTACGGCCAACACCAACCCGAATACGACGATGTTGCGTTTGAAAGGCGAAGTACTTCCGATTTTGGAAAAAGGCCCAATCAAAGAATAA